In Lycium ferocissimum isolate CSIRO_LF1 chromosome 11, AGI_CSIRO_Lferr_CH_V1, whole genome shotgun sequence, a single genomic region encodes these proteins:
- the LOC132037690 gene encoding receptor-like serine/threonine-protein kinase ALE2 isoform X3 yields MGGVKLHLLCLVVLELCAFAFSQGSKGFSLSPSPSASTAIPPIEEGIPSSVSHGNALRSNAPAPAFELNGTSPPANVFPPPKEVLTPSQQPSAPIILPTPSSAPPAITSAPPQIASLPAPPPTVITWNVPAPVLPPSAPKADHRHTEQPVVVPEAPAPVSSPGRKSPDDAPTKAPQVPGSTPPSESRPSESPLSSNGPAPRENPQNSLPTLPRSPDISPSIPPVLNAPAPREKPQNPLPTLPRNLDISPSIPPVLNAPAPREKPQNPLPTLPRNPEISPSTPPVLNAPAPREKPQNPLPTLPRNPEISPSTPPVLNAPAPRGKPQNHLPTHPIIPEVSPSIPPVFNAPSPRGKPQDPLPARPTNPEVSPSIPPATVAPPPRKLPNNSLPSHPRFPRKPPSVSPVKHDITPVSTPWPSINHKRASAPTVAPPNRMTNRHPAKAPTEHKAMGRSTNAPPHKFPNSPPEEGSYPPLSAPSTSFQRDHHLKDNMTAITPSPYEVYPPVSTEQGPLIPPSPSFHSKSYPKTNLRPHSHSPGTSVSPLLAPLTSPESHDSPAISESPTASSRPTKKPFVSPKMSPSGSPPRHPKIPRPFQALPPPPPNQDCASLTCAEPFTNGPPKAPCVCVLPMRVGLRLSVALYTFFPLVSELATEIAVGVFMDPSQVRIMGANSASQYPEKTIVLIDLVPLGEKFDNTTAFLTSQRFWHKQVVIKASLFGDYDVLYVQYPGLPPSPPSAASDIDTIGSQPYPGDNNGSTKPLGVDVSGKQHKNGPNRSVIAVIVLSASVAVILGCAVAWVLLFRHRDRGYQSEPTPLTTLPSLAKSSGIATSIIGSRPNSPSLSFSSSFAAYTGSARTFSSNEIERATDRFNEARVLGEGGFGVVYSGVLDDGMEVAVKVLKRDDQQGGREFLAEVEMLSRLHHRNLVKLIGICLEERSRCLLYELIPNGSVESHLHGIDKEISPLDWNARIKIALGAARGLAYLHEDSSPRVIHRDFKSSNILLEHDFTPKVSDFGLARAALEEGSRHISTRVMGTFGYVAPEYAMTGHLLVKSDVYSYGVVLLELLTGRKPVDMSQPPGQENLVAWARPLLTSEEGLELIVDRTLGPDFPFDDIVKVAAIASMCVQPEVSHRPFMGEVVQALKLVCNECEQTKGIMSRSCSRDDLSIDMDGRISTSSSQVLNTRRPQSPGSNSDSELDVERGLSMSDLLSPLASYGKQESGSFRRYSSSGPIRKGKTRRLWHKMRRLSGGSVSEHGVMLGLRPGSH; encoded by the exons ATGGGTGGGGTGAAGCTGCACCTTCTTTGCTTGGTGGTGTTGGAATTATGTGCCTTTGCTTTCTCTCAGGGATCTAAAG GTTTCAGTTTATCCCCCTCTCCATCAGCATCAACTGCAATTCCTCCTATTGAAGAGGGAATTCCCTCTTCCGTCTCTCATGGGAATGCATTGAGAAGTAATGCACCTGCTCCTGCATTTGAGCTAAATG GGACTTCTCCTCCTGCAAATGTTTTTCCACCACCGAAAGAAGTTCTTACACCATCTCAGCAACCAAGTGCTCCTATAATATTGCCAACACCCAGTTCAGCCCCACCCGCAATCACTTCGGCCCCGCCACAAATCGCTTCTCTACCAGCTCCTCCTCCTACTGTGATTACGTGGAATGTTCCTGCTCCAGTTCTGCCTCCAAGTGCTCCTAAGGCAGATCATCGACATACTGAGCAGCCTGTTGTTGTGCCAGAAGCTCCTG CACCAGTCTCGTCACCTGGAAGGAAATCACCTGACGACGCACCAACTAAAGCTCCACAGGTACCTGGATCTACGCCACCTAGTGAGAGCAGGCCATCAGAGAGTCCTCTCTCCTCAAATGGCCCAG CTCCAAGGGAAAATCCGCAAAATTCACTGCCCACTCTCCCAAGAAGTCCAGATATTTCACCATCCATTCCACCAG TCCTGAATGCGCCTGCCCCAAGGGAAAAGCCACAAAATCCACTGCCCACCCTCCCAAGAAATCTAGATATTTCACCATCCATTCCACCAG TCCTGAATGCACCTGCCCCAAGGGAAAAGCCACAAAATCCACTACCCACCCTCCCAAGAAATCCAGAAATTTCACCATCCACTCCACCAG TCCTGAATGCCCCTGCCCCAAGGGAAAAGCCACAAAATCCACTACCCACCCTCCCAAGAAATCCAGAAATTTCACCATCCACTCCACCAG tCCTGAATGCGCCTGCTCCAAGGGGAAAGCCCCAAAATCATCTGCCCACCCACCCAATCATTCCAGAAGTCTCACCATCTATTCCACCAG TCTTTAATGCGCCTTCTCCAAGGGGAAAGCCACAAGATCCACTGCCCGCCCGCCCAACCAATCCCGAAGTCTCACCATCTATTCCACCAG CGACAGTTGCACCACCTCCAAGGAAGTTGCCTAACAATTCACTACCCAGCCATCCAAGATTTCCTCGAAAACCTCCATCCGTTTCACCAG TTAAGCATGATATAACCCCTGTATCAACTCCGTGGCCAAGCATCAACCACAAAAGAGCAAGTGCTCCAACTGTTGCACCTCCTAATAGAATGACCAATCGGCATCCAGCAAAAG CTCCCACTGAACACAAAGCCATGGGGCGCTCTACTAATGCTCCTCCTCATAAATTCCCTAATTCTCCCCCCGAGGAAGGATCATATCCTCCCTTATCTGCACCTTCAACCTCATTTCAGAGGGATCACCACCTAAAAGATAATATGACAGCAATCACTCCATCACCCTATGAAGTTTATCCTCCTGTTTCAACTGAACAAG GTCCGTTGATCCCTCCATCTCCTTCGTTTCactcaaaatcatatccaaagactAACCTTAGGCCCCACTCTCATTCACCAG GAACGTCGGTATCACCGTTGCTTGCGCCTTTAACTTCTCCAGAAAGCCACGATTCTCCTGCAATATCAGAGTCTCCAACTGCTTCATCTAGACCAACTAAAA AACCATTTGTTTCCCCTAAAATGTCTCCCTCTGGGTCTCCACCAAGGCATCCAAAGATACCGCGTCCATTTCAAGCACTACCACCTCCACCTCCTAATCAAG ATTGCGCATCATTGACTTGTGCAGAGCCTTTCACAAATGGTCCACCAAAAGCACCTTGTGTTTGTGTCTTGCCTATGCGAGTTGGACTACGCCTTAGTGTAGCACTCTACACCTTCTTCCCTTTGGTTTCAGAGCTGGCAACAGAAATTGCTGTTGGGGTATTTATGGATCCAAGTCAAGTTCGTATTATGGGAGCAAATTCAGCCAGCCAGTATCCAGAGAAGACCATTGTCCTTATTGATTTGGTACcccttggagaaaaatttgataACACTACAGCATTTCTGACATCGCAAAGATTCTGGCACAAACAAGTTGTTATAAAAGCTTCTCTTTTTGgtgattatgatgtgttgtATGTGCAATATCCAG GTCTTCCTCCGTCTCCACCTTCAGCAGCTTCAGACATTGATACCATAGGTAGCCAACCATATCCTGGTGATAATAATGGAAGTACCAAGCCCCTTGGAGTTGATGTCAGCGGGAAACAGCACAAAAATGGGCCAAATCGGAGTGTCATAGCAGTAATTGTATTGTCAGCCTCTGTCGCAGTTATTTTAGGCTGTGCCGTTGCATGGGTTTTGCTTTTCAGACATAGAGATCGTGGGTATCAGTCAGAACCAACTCCACTAACTACATTACCATCCCTTGCAAAGTCATCAG GGATTGCAACCTCCATCATTGGGAGCAGGCCAAACTCTCCTTCATTATCCTTTAGTTCTAGCTTTGCTGCGTATACTGGTTCGGCTAGAACATTCAGTTCAAATGAAATTGAGAGAGCAACTGACCGCTTCAATGAAGCAAGAGTACTAGGTGAAGGGGGATTTGGTGTTGTTTATAGTGGTGTGCTTGATGATGGGATGGAAGTGGCAGTGAAAGTCCTCAAGAGAGATGATCAACAGGGTGGTCGTGAATTTTTGGCCGAAGTAGAGATGCTTAGCCGCCTCCATCATAGGAACTTGGTCAAGTTGATAGGAATATGTCTTGAGGAGCGCAGTCGCTGTTTACTTTATGAGCTCATCCCAAATGGAAGCGTGGAATCTCACCTTCATG GTATTGACAAGGAAATTTCTCCACTTGATTGGAATGCCCGAATAAAAATAGCACTTGGTGCTGCCCGAGGCCTGGCCTATTTGCATGAAGATTCCAGTCCCCGAGTCATACACAGGGATTTTAAGTCTAGTAACATCTTACTGGAACATGATTTCACCCCGAAAGTGTCTGATTTTGGTTTGGCAAGAGCTGCATTAGAGGAAGGAAGCAGACACATATCGACTCGAGTCATGGGAACTTTTGG GTATGTAGCTCCAGAATATGCTATGACAGGGCATCTTCTTGTAAAAAGTGATGTTTACAGCTATGGGGTTGTCCTGCTTGAGCTGCTAACTGGAAGAAAGCCAGTGGATATGTCCCAGCCACCAGGTCAAGAGAATTTAGTCGCTTGGGCACGCCCACTCCTTACGAGTGAAGAAGGTCTTGAGTTGATTGTGGATCGTACTTTGGGGCCTGATTTCCCATTTGATGACATCGTAAAAGTAGCTGCTATTGCTTCAATGTGTGTTCAACCAGAGGTATCTCACAGGCCTTTCATGGGTGAGGTCGTCCAGGCCTTGAAGCTGGTATGTAATGAATGCGAACAGACAAAAGGCATCATGTCTCGAAGTTGTAGCCGAGATGATCTGTCTATTGACATGGATGGTAGGATAAGTACATCTTCAAGCCAAGTGTTGAACACTAGACGACCTCAATCCCCGGGCTCTAACTCGGACAGTGAGTTGGATGTTGAGAGGGGACTTTCAATGTCAGATTTACTTAGTCCGTTAGCAAGCTATGGGAAGCAAGAATCTGGTTCATTTAGGAGGTACTCTAGCTCAGGTCCTATCAGAAAAGGAAAAACCAGGAGGCTATGGCATAAAATGAGAAGATTATCTGGAGGTAGTGTGAGCGAGCATGGCGTGATGTTAGGGTTACGGCCTGGATCCCACTAA
- the LOC132037690 gene encoding receptor-like serine/threonine-protein kinase ALE2 isoform X2, with protein sequence MGGVKLHLLCLVVLELCAFAFSQGSKGFSLSPSPSASTAIPPIEEGIPSSVSHGNALRSNAPAPAFELNGTSPPANVFPPPKEVLTPSQQPSAPIILPTPSSAPPAITSAPPQIASLPAPPPTVITWNVPAPVLPPSAPKADHRHTEQPVVVPEAPAPVSSPGRKSPDDAPTKAPQVPGSTPPSESRPSESPLSSNGPAPRENPQNSLPTLPRSPDISPSIPPVLNAPAPREKPQNPLPTLPRNLDISPSIPPVLNAPAPREKPQNPLPTLPRIPDISPSTPPVLNAPAPREKPQNPLPTLPRNPEISPSTPPVLNAPAPRGKPQNHLPTHPIIPEVSPSIPPVFNAPSPRGKPQDPLPARPTNPEVSPSIPPATVAPPPRKLPNNSLPSHPRFPRKPPSVSPVKHDITPVSTPWPSINHKRASAPTVAPPNRMTNRHPAKAPTEHKAMGRSTNAPPHKFPNSPPEEGSYPPLSAPSTSFQRDHHLKDNMTAITPSPYEVYPPVSTEQGPLIPPSPSFHSKSYPKTNLRPHSHSPGTSVSPLLAPLTSPESHDSPAISESPTASSRPTKKPFVSPKMSPSGSPPRHPKIPRPFQALPPPPPNQDCASLTCAEPFTNGPPKAPCVCVLPMRVGLRLSVALYTFFPLVSELATEIAVGVFMDPSQVRIMGANSASQYPEKTIVLIDLVPLGEKFDNTTAFLTSQRFWHKQVVIKASLFGDYDVLYVQYPGLPPSPPSAASDIDTIGSQPYPGDNNGSTKPLGVDVSGKQHKNGPNRSVIAVIVLSASVAVILGCAVAWVLLFRHRDRGYQSEPTPLTTLPSLAKSSGIATSIIGSRPNSPSLSFSSSFAAYTGSARTFSSNEIERATDRFNEARVLGEGGFGVVYSGVLDDGMEVAVKVLKRDDQQGGREFLAEVEMLSRLHHRNLVKLIGICLEERSRCLLYELIPNGSVESHLHGIDKEISPLDWNARIKIALGAARGLAYLHEDSSPRVIHRDFKSSNILLEHDFTPKVSDFGLARAALEEGSRHISTRVMGTFGYVAPEYAMTGHLLVKSDVYSYGVVLLELLTGRKPVDMSQPPGQENLVAWARPLLTSEEGLELIVDRTLGPDFPFDDIVKVAAIASMCVQPEVSHRPFMGEVVQALKLVCNECEQTKGIMSRSCSRDDLSIDMDGRISTSSSQVLNTRRPQSPGSNSDSELDVERGLSMSDLLSPLASYGKQESGSFRRYSSSGPIRKGKTRRLWHKMRRLSGGSVSEHGVMLGLRPGSH encoded by the exons ATGGGTGGGGTGAAGCTGCACCTTCTTTGCTTGGTGGTGTTGGAATTATGTGCCTTTGCTTTCTCTCAGGGATCTAAAG GTTTCAGTTTATCCCCCTCTCCATCAGCATCAACTGCAATTCCTCCTATTGAAGAGGGAATTCCCTCTTCCGTCTCTCATGGGAATGCATTGAGAAGTAATGCACCTGCTCCTGCATTTGAGCTAAATG GGACTTCTCCTCCTGCAAATGTTTTTCCACCACCGAAAGAAGTTCTTACACCATCTCAGCAACCAAGTGCTCCTATAATATTGCCAACACCCAGTTCAGCCCCACCCGCAATCACTTCGGCCCCGCCACAAATCGCTTCTCTACCAGCTCCTCCTCCTACTGTGATTACGTGGAATGTTCCTGCTCCAGTTCTGCCTCCAAGTGCTCCTAAGGCAGATCATCGACATACTGAGCAGCCTGTTGTTGTGCCAGAAGCTCCTG CACCAGTCTCGTCACCTGGAAGGAAATCACCTGACGACGCACCAACTAAAGCTCCACAGGTACCTGGATCTACGCCACCTAGTGAGAGCAGGCCATCAGAGAGTCCTCTCTCCTCAAATGGCCCAG CTCCAAGGGAAAATCCGCAAAATTCACTGCCCACTCTCCCAAGAAGTCCAGATATTTCACCATCCATTCCACCAG TCCTGAATGCGCCTGCCCCAAGGGAAAAGCCACAAAATCCACTGCCCACCCTCCCAAGAAATCTAGATATTTCACCATCCATTCCACCAG TCCTGAATGCGCCTGCCCCAAGGGAAAAGCCACAAAATCCACTGCCCACCCTCCCAAGAATTCCAGATATTTCACCATCCACTCCACCAG TCCTGAATGCCCCTGCCCCAAGGGAAAAGCCACAAAATCCACTACCCACCCTCCCAAGAAATCCAGAAATTTCACCATCCACTCCACCAG tCCTGAATGCGCCTGCTCCAAGGGGAAAGCCCCAAAATCATCTGCCCACCCACCCAATCATTCCAGAAGTCTCACCATCTATTCCACCAG TCTTTAATGCGCCTTCTCCAAGGGGAAAGCCACAAGATCCACTGCCCGCCCGCCCAACCAATCCCGAAGTCTCACCATCTATTCCACCAG CGACAGTTGCACCACCTCCAAGGAAGTTGCCTAACAATTCACTACCCAGCCATCCAAGATTTCCTCGAAAACCTCCATCCGTTTCACCAG TTAAGCATGATATAACCCCTGTATCAACTCCGTGGCCAAGCATCAACCACAAAAGAGCAAGTGCTCCAACTGTTGCACCTCCTAATAGAATGACCAATCGGCATCCAGCAAAAG CTCCCACTGAACACAAAGCCATGGGGCGCTCTACTAATGCTCCTCCTCATAAATTCCCTAATTCTCCCCCCGAGGAAGGATCATATCCTCCCTTATCTGCACCTTCAACCTCATTTCAGAGGGATCACCACCTAAAAGATAATATGACAGCAATCACTCCATCACCCTATGAAGTTTATCCTCCTGTTTCAACTGAACAAG GTCCGTTGATCCCTCCATCTCCTTCGTTTCactcaaaatcatatccaaagactAACCTTAGGCCCCACTCTCATTCACCAG GAACGTCGGTATCACCGTTGCTTGCGCCTTTAACTTCTCCAGAAAGCCACGATTCTCCTGCAATATCAGAGTCTCCAACTGCTTCATCTAGACCAACTAAAA AACCATTTGTTTCCCCTAAAATGTCTCCCTCTGGGTCTCCACCAAGGCATCCAAAGATACCGCGTCCATTTCAAGCACTACCACCTCCACCTCCTAATCAAG ATTGCGCATCATTGACTTGTGCAGAGCCTTTCACAAATGGTCCACCAAAAGCACCTTGTGTTTGTGTCTTGCCTATGCGAGTTGGACTACGCCTTAGTGTAGCACTCTACACCTTCTTCCCTTTGGTTTCAGAGCTGGCAACAGAAATTGCTGTTGGGGTATTTATGGATCCAAGTCAAGTTCGTATTATGGGAGCAAATTCAGCCAGCCAGTATCCAGAGAAGACCATTGTCCTTATTGATTTGGTACcccttggagaaaaatttgataACACTACAGCATTTCTGACATCGCAAAGATTCTGGCACAAACAAGTTGTTATAAAAGCTTCTCTTTTTGgtgattatgatgtgttgtATGTGCAATATCCAG GTCTTCCTCCGTCTCCACCTTCAGCAGCTTCAGACATTGATACCATAGGTAGCCAACCATATCCTGGTGATAATAATGGAAGTACCAAGCCCCTTGGAGTTGATGTCAGCGGGAAACAGCACAAAAATGGGCCAAATCGGAGTGTCATAGCAGTAATTGTATTGTCAGCCTCTGTCGCAGTTATTTTAGGCTGTGCCGTTGCATGGGTTTTGCTTTTCAGACATAGAGATCGTGGGTATCAGTCAGAACCAACTCCACTAACTACATTACCATCCCTTGCAAAGTCATCAG GGATTGCAACCTCCATCATTGGGAGCAGGCCAAACTCTCCTTCATTATCCTTTAGTTCTAGCTTTGCTGCGTATACTGGTTCGGCTAGAACATTCAGTTCAAATGAAATTGAGAGAGCAACTGACCGCTTCAATGAAGCAAGAGTACTAGGTGAAGGGGGATTTGGTGTTGTTTATAGTGGTGTGCTTGATGATGGGATGGAAGTGGCAGTGAAAGTCCTCAAGAGAGATGATCAACAGGGTGGTCGTGAATTTTTGGCCGAAGTAGAGATGCTTAGCCGCCTCCATCATAGGAACTTGGTCAAGTTGATAGGAATATGTCTTGAGGAGCGCAGTCGCTGTTTACTTTATGAGCTCATCCCAAATGGAAGCGTGGAATCTCACCTTCATG GTATTGACAAGGAAATTTCTCCACTTGATTGGAATGCCCGAATAAAAATAGCACTTGGTGCTGCCCGAGGCCTGGCCTATTTGCATGAAGATTCCAGTCCCCGAGTCATACACAGGGATTTTAAGTCTAGTAACATCTTACTGGAACATGATTTCACCCCGAAAGTGTCTGATTTTGGTTTGGCAAGAGCTGCATTAGAGGAAGGAAGCAGACACATATCGACTCGAGTCATGGGAACTTTTGG GTATGTAGCTCCAGAATATGCTATGACAGGGCATCTTCTTGTAAAAAGTGATGTTTACAGCTATGGGGTTGTCCTGCTTGAGCTGCTAACTGGAAGAAAGCCAGTGGATATGTCCCAGCCACCAGGTCAAGAGAATTTAGTCGCTTGGGCACGCCCACTCCTTACGAGTGAAGAAGGTCTTGAGTTGATTGTGGATCGTACTTTGGGGCCTGATTTCCCATTTGATGACATCGTAAAAGTAGCTGCTATTGCTTCAATGTGTGTTCAACCAGAGGTATCTCACAGGCCTTTCATGGGTGAGGTCGTCCAGGCCTTGAAGCTGGTATGTAATGAATGCGAACAGACAAAAGGCATCATGTCTCGAAGTTGTAGCCGAGATGATCTGTCTATTGACATGGATGGTAGGATAAGTACATCTTCAAGCCAAGTGTTGAACACTAGACGACCTCAATCCCCGGGCTCTAACTCGGACAGTGAGTTGGATGTTGAGAGGGGACTTTCAATGTCAGATTTACTTAGTCCGTTAGCAAGCTATGGGAAGCAAGAATCTGGTTCATTTAGGAGGTACTCTAGCTCAGGTCCTATCAGAAAAGGAAAAACCAGGAGGCTATGGCATAAAATGAGAAGATTATCTGGAGGTAGTGTGAGCGAGCATGGCGTGATGTTAGGGTTACGGCCTGGATCCCACTAA